The Nicotiana sylvestris chromosome 6, ASM39365v2, whole genome shotgun sequence genomic sequence TTGGAATAGACGAGGGCTGTATAATCTAACCAAGTGATTGAGGGTGAAGGTCATACCCTCAACCTGGTTGGAAAAGTACCGGAGAATATGAACAATCCTCCAGATAGAAAGATAAATCTGATCGAGTGTCACTCGGTACTCATGGCAGAAATTGAGAATCGCTAGATCTATCAACGGGGAAGAAGGATTCGAAGAATTTTCGGGGCCTAAAGTAAATGGGTATGTATATATGCTAAGAAAGCCAGCTTTATGGTCTACTATGCTCCCCCCATAATTGGGTATTTCAACTAACGCTACCTACCCTCATCGACaatttttcttcacattattcGTGTTGGTCACCACGCTGATGTACTGAGACACGTGCTCACATCGGCCTGGTGTAGCAAGGAGATTTTCGACAGAAAAATTGGATACAGTATTAAATTTGGTAGGGGTACACTTCTCGATAGTTGGGGGTACTTTTGGTTTGCCCTTCGACGGGCGTGACGAGGAGGTGGTGCCTTCCTTCTGAGGTACCGTTTAGAGGTTCTGCCATGACTATGAAAAAGAGGGGTTTGCTAGGaaggaaagagaagaagaaagtgCAGAAGGGAGAAGAATGCAAAAGATGGTGAACTTAGCTATAAAATATTGAAGGAGTTGTAAAATATGAATGGCAAAATGGTTGAGATATTTATAGAAGCCACATGGGAAGCGTTTGGGAAGTGGAAAGGTTGAACCAATAATGGTTCATGGACTTCTCGATAGTCATGTTGATAGCGACCTCTGCACAGTCTTTTGAGTCATGGCATTTAATGTTGTGATAGGATGACGTCACGGGGGTAGTATCGGAGAGGTGAGAGCTTAATACCATTTCTTGTCATTTTCATTTtaagaaacacggggactatctatatgcgGTAAAAATCAAAGGGTCCGGTTTTATAGTCATTATGATGCTACGTAGGCATGTCTCCAAAGGCTCGAGACTATGGTCGAGGTTCAACCCCGAGGGGTTATCAACGTTTGACCTGGGGGCAGTGCAGATCGATAGTTATGATGGGAAAATAGGAAGTTTCCAAGGCACATGATTTAGGCTaaccaagtctattaggctagtatgagctcgtaccgtggcattaaatggttgtaccagccatatatctttgtaataaatgcatttgtactatgttgggattccccctcatatataaaggggacccttgtcattttgtaagaaaATATAacatacaacattcaatacaagaacaagaacattctctgctctctaacttaaacacattctcccttggttctattacttacatttattgcttacatttattgtatttcattaattattcttcatttattgcttattattgatcatgaagagccttcatcaaagctctcaaaacTGTCAGTCCTTCATCGGCTACCCACATCACAATATCTAGCTCTACCTTGAGGCCCCATATAACCTGGCTCGAGTGCCCGATTTTCAACCACTCGGTTTGCCTAAACATACTGCTTTCGAgttcttatcttattttttagtctcacacttagcatctactgcccaACATctaacataaaaataaatcacatatttttagaatgacaaaatcaaatctaattgtaattatcattttcaaggtaaacaaatatttaagccctatttgggcataaatgatgaatttagatgtttaaatcatcataaaaataatatgaggtATAATTATAAGATATTTGTATAGTAGAAATGGAGAAATAAATTGGttgaaagcctttaaaattatggaaaaaattatagaaatacttgtgcatgtttgtaaatgcatgtgcactatttttgaaaatatatatgcatgttaaaaatatatgagggaaaaattaggtatcaacagctgtccctctttactcgagaaggataaaagagttgtcaggtaaagaAATGATAACCAATTTTGACCAATGGAggggtgttttgaaaaatataggccACACCCTGgtctctgagctgcctacatatccctggttttacaggaattaggccTTGTGTATttctggacccaacggtgaatgaagCCGATAGAATTGTTATATGAATGGTAGTATGTTTTGGAAAGGTTCCTTTTTGGGAGGATATTATCATATGGGTTTATGCTGAGTTATGAATATGAGTCTGAAGCGTAACAGATGTATCATAGGGCAGATATCTAAACAGTCATAGAGTCAAGGCAGGTAATTGATGGGAATCAGTTAAATGGCAGAGTGTAAGTGGTATGAGCGGAAACCGAAAcgaaggttgctcctgtttgaagaacggttacctcCTGGACTTCCTTCCAAACTTAAAACACGATGCATGCAAGTATATAGATTAtttcgaaaatttaaacatgatgcaaattccctttggaccatgaaggttgtcttggGACAGtgaagatgacgtccttagaccatgacgtcccgtGCCATGAATCATGAGATTAGAGATTCGCGGGCCATGAAATAACGTTCtcaggccatgaaaatggtgcctctgaaccatgccACCTTTGAATGATGATGTGTAGTAttgagagatccttaggccatgacatggtgtcttcaggctatgaggataatgccttcggactatgacgcaTTTGGAAATGTTTGCTATATATCAGCCTATGAAGTGCAGAGACATTATAACAAAGGTATAACAAGGCAATGCTTAACCTCGTGCAGAGTTTGAGGGAAGAGCTTAGCTCCGAGAAAAGAAGATAATGCAAATTTGAAAATGGAGCAACACTTTTGCAGAGGGAGACAATGCAAATCTCACGAGATGGCAGTGCtttgccttatgcaaatagggaggcagggcttggCATCATGCAAGATTTTAGATAGGGCGTAGTCTTATGTaagggaaggcagtgcttagacttatgcaaatatagaggaagggcttagcctcatgcaagatttgagacaaggcttagtctcatgcaaagagaaggaaatgcttagccttatgcgaatatggaggcagggcttagcctaatgcaagatttgagacagggcttagtctcatacaaagagaaggcagtgcttagccttatgcaaacatggaggcatggcttagcctcatgcaaggatcgAGACGGAGCTTAATCTTATGCAAagtgaaggcaatgcttagccttacgcAAATATagaggaagggcttagcctcatgcaagaatcgagacaaagcttagtctcaggCAAAGAGAGGGCACTGCTTAGCCTTattcaaatatggaggtagggcttagactcatgcaaggatcgagacagagcttagtctcatgcaaagagagggcagtgcttagccttatgcaagatttgagacagggcttagtctcatgcaaagagaaagcaatgcttagccttaaGCAGTGATCAAGTAGCAAATatgagtagaatatttcttagttgGAGATATATTTGCATCTGGTGGCCTGACTGATAGTGATTTTGATATGTGTATATTTGTGAATACTCCTGCTATGTTCACAGTGCCTACatctaaagaaaaatcgtgagttttgtaaggggaggttggttcgtgcctttgtctgctTGCTTTGCTCTAGAAGCCTTGTTCGAGTCGTCCCAGGTAACACCAGGCTGCCATAGAAATAAAATTTTCAGAAAATATGTACTTATTTGATGAAATAGAATTATTTTAGAAACATAATGGTATATAATATCATGtaaattagatgaactagtgactgtaacacttttagagacattACGCCTTCCTTGcactagaattttgagggtcctcctcaaaattctatccCAGTTTGATCCTTTGGTCGCTTTGCGTGCAATGAATTTTGTTGGATCAACTCCGGAaatttgagaatccttctcaaaattctgccccagttacttAACCGATTTCTGAATTCTGGCATATGATGGCGTCGGCTGGACTCGttctagaattttgagggtcctcttcaaaattctaccccagtttctggtTCTGCGAAAGTGAAAATTTTATTACGATGTGAATGAACCCACAAGGCTTCCTACGTATTCCCTCTTAAACGGAAATCttgtcaagcgtagttcagttacatcagatgaagaaatgtaaacaatctaaacatagtatctcttgactgcatcagaattgataggttttggccaaacttctttgTCCATCTCTACGAGTATGAGTGCTTCTCCTTTTAGCACCCGATGAATCATGTAAGGGCCTTGCCAGTTGtgtgaaaatttccctttggcttcatcctgatgcatgaaaatttgcttcagcaccagctgccctggtgtgaatgttcttggtctgacccttttgttgaatgCTCTGGaaattctattctgataaagctgaccgtggcatactgcgttcattctttttccatctatgagggctagttTCTCATAGCGACTCGTTATCAATTTTGCATCGCTAAGTTCGACTTCTTGTATCCTTAAAGAAGAaatttctacctcggctggaatgacaacatcgataccataaaccagtaaatagggagttgcccAGTTAATGTGaggaccgtagtgcggtaccctaatagggcaaagggtaacttctcgttccattgtttgtgattttctaccatcttccttagtatcttcttgatgtttttgttagTAGCTTCCACatctccattcatttgaggcatgtatgTTGTGGAGTTTTTGTgattgattttgaaggtttcacacatggctttcatcagatcactattgagattggcggcattatcagtgataatggacttaggaaccccgaatcggcaaacaatacgatccttgacaaagtctgcgatgaCTTTCGTGGTTACATctttgtaagatgcaacctctacccattttgtgaaatagtcgatagccactaaaatgaaccaGTGTTCGTTGGAAGCGgtgggctcgatcggaccgatgatatccattccccacgAAGCAAAAgtccaaggtgcacttgttgaaTTGAGCTTGTTTGGTTGTACCTTTATCATGTATGCATATACCTAGTATTAGTCGCAATTCTGGAGGTACCTGATGCAATTTGTTTCCATGGCCATCAAAAAATATCTAGCTCTGAGTAATtttttggctagaacaaaaccgttcatatgtggtccgcaagttccggcatgtatctACTCAAGAAATCTGGAAGCCTcatttgcgtcaacacaccttaacaacccTATATCaagagttcttctatacagggtccctccgctttggaagaagtgattggacaacctccccagtgtgcgcttctgagtgtggtttgactgttttggatattctcctttcgctAAATaatctttgatgtcatggaaccaaggtcttccatctgtttcttcttcaacatgagcatagtAAGCTAGTTGATTTTGAATCCTCACCAGGATGGGgtcgatgaaattcttatctggatgttgtatcattgatgacaaggtggccagtgCGTCTGCGAACTtattttgaattctgggcacacATTTGAATTttatctttgtgaatctctttaTCAATTCTTGCACATGATACAAATATGGTAGTATATTGGTGTCcttcgtagcccattctccttgaacctgataTACCAGGAGATCCGAATCGccaattaccagcaactcttgtatattcatatcaatggccaaattgagccccatgatgcaagcctcatattctgccatattgttggtgcacagaAACCTAAGCTTTGCAGATACCGAGTAATGTTGACATGTTTCTGATactaaaactgctccaatgcccccTCATTTGAAGTTTGCAgacccatcgaagaacattctccaaccgttgTAGGCTTCAACAATGTCCTCCcatacgaatgatacttcttcatcaggaaaatacgtttttaatgGTTCGTATTCTCTTCCCCCATGATTTTTACCAAGttagtctgccaatgcttgtcctttgactgccttctgagttacatagatgatatcgaactcacttaacaatatctgccacttagctaacttcccagttggcatgggcttttgaaagatgtactttagaaggtccatcttggatatgaggtatgtgtatagtcatagaagtaatgcctcaatttctgagcggTCCAAGTCAAAGCAAAACAAGTGTGTTCTAGTAGAaagtatcgtgcttcataaggtgtgaacttcttactcaagtagtatatggcttgctcctttcttcctgtctcatcatgttgtcccaaaacacatccgaaagctccatctaaaaCGGATAGATatagtagcaaaggtctcccaggtttTGGAGGGACTAGGACTGGCGGTGTAGacatgtattccttgattttgtcaaaagccttctgaTAGTCCTCGGTCCAACTGGTTTCAGCATCCTTCagcaacattttgaagatgggttcacatattactgtggattgtgctatgaaacggctgatgtagttgaggcgtcctaggaagctcatcacatcctttttgctctttggtggtggtaattcttggatagccttaactttggatgggtccaactcgattcctcggtggctgacaatgaatcccaatagtttTCCTTCATAAACCCTGAATGCATATTTTATGGGGTtcagttttagattgtacctttttctcaagtctgctatatgATTTGCGGCCCTcttagatttgatgatgacgtcgtcaacatacacctctatttccttatgcatcatatcatggaagatggtcgtcatggctttcatgtaggtagccccaacattctttagaccgaatggcatcattttgtagcagtacactccccatggtgtaatgaaggTCGTTTTCTCTACGTCTGGTAGCGGGaaatcatccttgggacttgatctatttaaatctcgatagtcaacacacaaccttactttcccatctttcttcaaaactggtacgatgttggctaaccaggttgggtactcaactaccctaaggactttggctttgatctgtttAGTAACTTCTTCCTTTATCTTTAGGCTCATgcctggtttgaactttctgagtttctgtttcACCGGCgaacacattggattggtaggaaacttatgagccactatgtATGTGCTCaagccggtcatgtcatcatatgaccatgcaaaaatatcctcatattctttaaGGAAACacgtgtattcttccttttctgatggtgataggtgaatgcttATAAGAGTCTTTTTGACGGTTTTggaatctcccaaattgattgccTCAGTTTCGTCCTGGTTGGACTTAGGtttttctcaaaattctcaacttccctgacaatttcctcaggtatttcgTCCTCTTAttcactatccttatattgcgttgtctcattacatgtcacagtcatcggtttaTCAGAGAAAGTAGTAATAACGATGTAGATTAAAAATGTGAAAGAttataatgaataataaatatcaatgcattaattaaatttgaaaatatccaaaacaggTACGGCTCGATTACTCGagaaattatttcaaaacaaaatgcgtatttaaaacaaaatactaaaaatatcttaaatgcctagaatggctattaAAACAAGTCAGGCTAATTTCCAAGCTATCCAGGAACTCGGCAGGCCCaagatggtgtggcagtccaattcttgagaacaaATCCCTTATCCACAGTctaaatggtgaggccttcttcctcctcttcctccACTATCacactgcaatccatatcctcgTCTTATAGAAACAGGTTCCATAGCCTAgccaaagcttcttcctctgTAGATCCCTATATTCTATCggcctggtgaaaagtctgactcagatgtggcactggtttctcgagagggtaataaagACCACGCCATGGCAGCAACCAATCAATATATTCTTGCCAGGTATATGAATATCCCAGCCCAAAAGTTGTGCTGTGACGTTTcaactgtattggtttggtaatgccctagagtttcttcccaagccctttgccgggttcataccaagaccatgccagtatgctttctattttgttactccaccacttgtccTTCTCAATTTCATTGACATActcaatgtggtgataagtttctccaccaGCCTTCTTTTATTCTCGATAACcgggatagtttgactggtgtaaatggggttacttccatctccatgaatgattacctcatgatggttccattcaaacttcacagcCTAGTGTAGCGTAGAAGtcacagccccagcggcatgtatccaaggtcggcccaatagaagattgtatgtagaGGATATGTCTAGTACTTGGAACTCAATATCGAACCAAGTTGGGCGCAGAAGGAAAAAGAAGGTAGAAGATGGTGAACTTAGGAAATTGGAGATGTTGTAAAAGTGCAAATAACAAGATGGTTGAGGTATTTATAGAGGCCATATAGGCAGCGTATGAAAGTGGAAAGGAAGAACCAATAGCGGTTTGTGGGCTTCTTGGTAGTCGTGTTGACAGCGACTATTTTGCAGCCTTTGAgccatggcatttaatgctctgatggaCTGATGTCATGGTGGTAATATCGAAGAGGCAAGAATTCAagaccgtttcttatcatttcattTCTATGAAACACGAGGACTATATGTATACGATGAAAATCAGAGAGTTCGATTTTGTAGTCATTATGAAGCTTTGTAGGCACGTCTCCAAAGGTTCGAGACAATGGTCGAGGTTCAACCCCTAGAGGTTATCAACGTTTGACCTCGGGGAAGTGCATATCGGTAGTTATGATGGAAaaatgggaagttcccaaggcacgtgatttAGGCTGACCATGTCTACTAGGCTAGTATGAGCCCATATcgtggcattaaatggctgtaccaaccatatatctttgtaataaatgcatttgtacaatattttgggatttcccctcatatataaaggggacccttgttattttgtAACCCATAATATCActtacaacattcaatacaagaacattttcTGCTCTCTAATACATTCTCTCTTAAttctattatttacatttattgcttacatttaccGTGTtctattgattgttcttcatttattgatcattattgatcataaagaacTCTCATCAAAGCTTTCAAAGCTGTTAGTCCTTCATCAGCTATCCATAGCTTAGTACTTAGCTTGACCTTGAGGCCCCGTATAACCTAGCTCGAAGCCCCGATTCTCAGTCTCTCGGTTTGCTTAACATATTATGTTtaagctcttatcttatttttCTAGACTCACACTTAGtttctactgcctaacaac encodes the following:
- the LOC138870656 gene encoding uncharacterized protein; its protein translation is MEREVTLCPIRVPHYGPHINWATPYLLVYGIDVVIPAEVEISSLRIQEVELSDAKLITSRYEKLALIDGKRMNAVCHGQLYQNRISRAFNKRVRPRTFTPGQLVLKQIFMHQDEAKGKFSHNWQGPYMIHRVLKGEALILVEMDKEVWPKPINSDAVKRYYV
- the LOC138870657 gene encoding uncharacterized protein, which encodes MAEYEACIMGLNLAIDMNIQELLVIGDSDLLVYQVQGEWATKDTNILPYLYHVQELIKRFTKIKFKCVPRIQNKFADALATLSSMIQHPDKNFIDPILVRIQNQLAYYAHVEEETDGRPWFHDIKDYLAKGEYPKQSNHTQKRTLGRLSNHFFQSGGTLYRRTLDIGLLRCVDANEASRFLE